A single Ziziphus jujuba cultivar Dongzao chromosome 11, ASM3175591v1 DNA region contains:
- the LOC107432310 gene encoding uncharacterized protein LOC107432310 isoform X1 → MRIRKRQVPFPLSSLSPVPLSDPLLNLNLNHPSSPVAVVQLHHCDSSPTKPQNPLRLPHVHPQPSDPPNQHLTPTGSAINDSDITDAGGPNKEEEEEEKNKQDRSELLQEEDVDDDDDDDDDDERGRVEEEKSNDIRKGSILGAEPVTGFLHESSSSPRVVGRWCEGDKAFPLKKRRGSFTSSGETTSSSTSITTAADHNQKDKKMKAKMKTKMNKKCARKNDEVEEQEDQKESNKEGLDQNNNNNNAVNAKKRGRGGALMEGSRCSRVNGRGWRCCQQTLVGYSLCEHHLGKGRLRSMTSVRSRSLAGTAPSEYPKPPPLSSTSSSSSLLQEKDTIAKPVMVGDEGTAEDEEEEDEKKPLMMTKKRMKLGMVKARSISSLLGQSASTSAISVVDNNGKSLTNFTQK, encoded by the exons ATGAGGATCCGGAAAAGACAGGTTCCTTTTCCTCTCTCATCTCTCTCTCCGGTGCCTCTTTCAGATCCCCTCCTCAACCTCAACCTCAACCACCCATCATCTCCGGTGGCGGTGGTGCAACTCCACCACTGCGATTCCTCTCCTACTAAACCCCAGAATCCACTCCGACTTCCCCATGTGCATCCTCAGCCTTCTGATCCTCCGAATCAACATCTAACCCCGACTGGAAGTGCAATCAACGACTCCGATATCACCGATGCCGGCGGGCCAAACAAAgaggaggaagaggaggagAAGAATAAGCAAGATCGCTCG GAGTTGTTGCAAGAGGaagatgttgatgatgatgatgatgatgatgatgatgatgaaaggGGGAGAGTAGAGGAAGAGAAGAGTAATGATATCAg gAAGGGAAGTATCTTGGGTGCAGAACCAGTTACTGGGTTTCTTCATGAATCAAGTTCTTCCCCTCGAG TAGTTGGGAGATGGTGTGAAGGAGACAAAGCGTTTCCACTGAAGAAGAGAAGAGGAAGTTTTACATCAAGTGGAGAAACGACGTCGTCTTCGACGTCGATAACTACGGCAGCTGATCATAATCAGAAAGATAAGAAGATGAAAGCCAAGATGAAAACGAAGATGAACAAGAAATGTGCAAGGAAAAACGACGAGgtagaagaacaagaagatcaAAAAGAAAGCAACAAAGAAGGTCTCGaccaaaacaacaacaataataatgctGTGAATGCAAAGAAGAGAGGAAGAGGAGGTGCTCTAATGGAAGGTTCTCGGTGCAGTCGTGTGAATGGAAGAGGATGGAGATGCTGTCAGCAAACCCTCGTGGGTTACTCACTCTGCGAGCACCACTTGGGGAAAGGAAGGCTCAGAAGCATGACCAGCGTTCGAAGCCGTTCCTTGGCTGGTACTGCACCGTCTGAGTACCCAAAGCCGCCGCCATTATCGAGCACCTCGAGCTCCTCGTCGTTGTTGCAGGAGAAAGATACGATTGCGAAGCCTGTTATGGTGGGTGACGAGGGTACagctgaagatgaagaagaagaagacgagaAGAAGCCGTTGATGATGACGAAGAAAAGAATGAAGCTTGGGATGGTTAAAGCGCGTTCCATTAGCAGCTTGCTTGGACAAAGTGCAAGTACTAGTGCAATTTCAGTGGTTGATAATAACGGCAAGTCGTTGACCAACTTTACCCAAAAATAG
- the LOC107432310 gene encoding uncharacterized protein LOC107432310 isoform X2, with the protein MRIRKRQVPFPLSSLSPVPLSDPLLNLNLNHPSSPVAVVQLHHCDSSPTKPQNPLRLPHVHPQPSDPPNQHLTPTGSAINDSDITDAGGPNKEEEEEEKNKQDRSELLQEEDVDDDDDDDDDDERGRVEEEKSNDIRKGSILGAEPVTGFLHESSSSPRVGRWCEGDKAFPLKKRRGSFTSSGETTSSSTSITTAADHNQKDKKMKAKMKTKMNKKCARKNDEVEEQEDQKESNKEGLDQNNNNNNAVNAKKRGRGGALMEGSRCSRVNGRGWRCCQQTLVGYSLCEHHLGKGRLRSMTSVRSRSLAGTAPSEYPKPPPLSSTSSSSSLLQEKDTIAKPVMVGDEGTAEDEEEEDEKKPLMMTKKRMKLGMVKARSISSLLGQSASTSAISVVDNNGKSLTNFTQK; encoded by the exons ATGAGGATCCGGAAAAGACAGGTTCCTTTTCCTCTCTCATCTCTCTCTCCGGTGCCTCTTTCAGATCCCCTCCTCAACCTCAACCTCAACCACCCATCATCTCCGGTGGCGGTGGTGCAACTCCACCACTGCGATTCCTCTCCTACTAAACCCCAGAATCCACTCCGACTTCCCCATGTGCATCCTCAGCCTTCTGATCCTCCGAATCAACATCTAACCCCGACTGGAAGTGCAATCAACGACTCCGATATCACCGATGCCGGCGGGCCAAACAAAgaggaggaagaggaggagAAGAATAAGCAAGATCGCTCG GAGTTGTTGCAAGAGGaagatgttgatgatgatgatgatgatgatgatgatgatgaaaggGGGAGAGTAGAGGAAGAGAAGAGTAATGATATCAg gAAGGGAAGTATCTTGGGTGCAGAACCAGTTACTGGGTTTCTTCATGAATCAAGTTCTTCCCCTCGAG TTGGGAGATGGTGTGAAGGAGACAAAGCGTTTCCACTGAAGAAGAGAAGAGGAAGTTTTACATCAAGTGGAGAAACGACGTCGTCTTCGACGTCGATAACTACGGCAGCTGATCATAATCAGAAAGATAAGAAGATGAAAGCCAAGATGAAAACGAAGATGAACAAGAAATGTGCAAGGAAAAACGACGAGgtagaagaacaagaagatcaAAAAGAAAGCAACAAAGAAGGTCTCGaccaaaacaacaacaataataatgctGTGAATGCAAAGAAGAGAGGAAGAGGAGGTGCTCTAATGGAAGGTTCTCGGTGCAGTCGTGTGAATGGAAGAGGATGGAGATGCTGTCAGCAAACCCTCGTGGGTTACTCACTCTGCGAGCACCACTTGGGGAAAGGAAGGCTCAGAAGCATGACCAGCGTTCGAAGCCGTTCCTTGGCTGGTACTGCACCGTCTGAGTACCCAAAGCCGCCGCCATTATCGAGCACCTCGAGCTCCTCGTCGTTGTTGCAGGAGAAAGATACGATTGCGAAGCCTGTTATGGTGGGTGACGAGGGTACagctgaagatgaagaagaagaagacgagaAGAAGCCGTTGATGATGACGAAGAAAAGAATGAAGCTTGGGATGGTTAAAGCGCGTTCCATTAGCAGCTTGCTTGGACAAAGTGCAAGTACTAGTGCAATTTCAGTGGTTGATAATAACGGCAAGTCGTTGACCAACTTTACCCAAAAATAG
- the LOC107432311 gene encoding uncharacterized protein LOC107432311 has product MKSFYHFSHEHQLEQTRSPPPKENISCSGCKLKILSDKDFYTCKTCPFFLHQVCYNMPRKTQHPAHPNHYLTLHSNALTSNGNLQCRACGGHVNGFYYACAKIGHYYHTLCLALPLSIAVSSHTHKLKLAYSSPYDFCCDICTKPGYKIRWLYRCQICEYDTHLSCVISNGKEQFSLQHSITPFPNTSTTRQSSYFSTALAGIDRPLDYIGEANELMQLVTQAVVVAGGDYQGLQCQRPSPSTPGSEDLSINPSYQFSDACFSIDLERSYSNYNQANIQAINHQVAKTNIPEVHGANFRHVNTGIPNMKLMKQPSFANGTTTIYPLNVGPAEGNRMKEAFLIRSGSALACDELVQKEKMKRKAKENKLKLGPGNDQITKSDAVMSSRSSWQNLLSCCYYNPKA; this is encoded by the exons ATGAAGAGCTTTTACCACTTCAGCCATGAACATCAATTGGAACAGACCAGGTCACCACCCCCTAAAGAAAACATCAGCTGCTCAGGCTGCAAGCTCAAGATATTGTCAGACAAAGACTTTTACACCTGCAAAACCTGTCCATTTTTCCTTCACCAGGTCTGCTACAACATGCCTAGAAAAACCCAACACCCTGCTCATCCAAACCACTATCTAACCCTCCATTCAAACGCTTTAACTTCCAATGGGAATTTGCAGTGCAGGGCTTGTGGAGGTCATGTTAATGGCTTCTATTATGCTTGTGCTAAAATTGGCCATTACTATCATACTCTATGCTTAGCACTGCCTCTTTCCATTGCAGTTTCATCCCACACCCACAAGCTCAAACTGGCATATTCATCCCCATATGATTTCTGCTGTGATATTTGTACTAAACCCGGTTACAAGATTCGTTGGCTTTACAGGTGCCAAATCTGTGAATATGATACACATCTTTCATGTGTCATATCTAATGGAAAAGAGCAATTTTCTCTTCAGCATTCAATCACACCATTCCCCAATACTTCGACTACAAGGCAGAGTTCATATTTTTCAACAGCTCTTGCTGGGATTGACAGACCACTGGATTACATCGGCGAAGCCAACGAATTAATGCAGTTGGTAACTCAGGCAGTTGTAGTGGCTGGAGGAGATTATCAGGGATTACAATGCCAAAGACCAAGTCCATCCACTCCTGGTTCAGAAGATCTGAGCATAAATCCAAGTTATCAATTCAGTGATGCATGTTTCTCAATAGATTTGGAAAGGTCTTATTCGAACTATAATCAGGCAAATATTCAAGCTATTAATCATCAAGTGGCAAAGACTAATATTCCTGAAGTTCATGGAGCTAATTTTAGACATGTAAATACTGGGATTCCAAATATGAAGTTGATGAAACAACCCAGTTTTGCTAATGGGACAACAACCATTTATCCTCTTAATGTGGGACCTGCAGAGGGTAATAGAATGAAAGAAGCTTTCTTGATCAGAAGTGGGAGTGCTCTtgcatgtgatgaattggtTCAAAAggagaagatgaagaggaaagcTAAGGAAAATAAGCTCAAGTTGGGTCCTGGAAATGATCAAATCACAAAATCAGATGCA GTTATGTCTAGCCGTTCAAGTTGGCAGAACCTCCTTTCATGCTGCTATTATAATCCCAAGGCATGA